The sequence below is a genomic window from Tubulanus polymorphus chromosome 1, tnTubPoly1.2, whole genome shotgun sequence.
TAACATTCCTGAACATCATATTTCAACGActattgatgaaaaattatgattaaaatCAAGTTGATATTTcctataaaatcattatatacaCTGTCCAGAAAGACGTTACTTCTTAGGTAATTTACACATATTTCACAAGCTGATtcatcatatattcatcatattcTGATAACTCAATATACGGTATTTCATTGGGGATTTTTATCAGACGTAGAAAAATACCAACGGGGTATTCAAGTGGTCCGCTATACGCTGTACGATCTGCACTCGGGATAGAATCAAGTGCTGCAACTGCTCTTTTTCATCGTTTTCATCGTCGGATCGCCAATGAAGAGGCATCTCTACGACGCATGTTGACATGAACATGGTATCAATGACGTTGCTCCAAAAACCTCGTCTCCATTGTAGTGAATTTACcgggtttttatttcagatctATCCCTTACCTTATCAATCAAATCACTAACCATACCATTCCATTCCCCGTTGTCCATTTTCGCCCCGTATTTCTTGTCGGCTACAAGCTCGATGGTGTAGTTGAATCCAAGATCTGCGGCAATCTCTCTTAGCAAGTCAACACAGTAGCCTTTGAATCGTGCATTTCCTTTCAATGGTTCGCCGTTGATTGGTTCACTTTTCATAACGAACGGGTCATCCTAATTTTGGTGAAAATACGACAGAGACAATTATTTCGATTGAAATCAAAAAGTTGTTACGATATGATATAAACTGAATCTTCTATTAACACTAATGCTCAAATTAGTCCCGAGGATTGAACACCTATTCTAGGAATACAATGTGTTTCTTTGAAATACGGTTTCAGATTTTGAGGATTAATCATTCGAGCAGAATCAAATTCTATTTTGGAAAGTATGAATGGTGCAGCGACGCGATTTTACGATTCAGTCGTCACGACATGTTGATGTGAATCGCAGTTTCCTCGTAGCCAATTTCAGCGAATTTGACAATGAATATACCtggtaataagataaaaacccactatctacagattaaaagaatttaaaaacaagaatttatttattcaatctaaaatatatataagacacgacgtttcgatctcaccctagagatcatcgtcaggtggcaccaattcttgtttttaaattcttttgatctgtagatagtgggtttttatgttattatccgttcaccacgtttgagtgtgttTATCGTTCTAATATACCTGGTGTCGTTCTTACCAGAATAGTCGTGATCTTCagcgttttatttttcaacgaATTCTCTAGTTCGTGGCGATACGTAGAATATTCCTTTGATATATTGAGACCTTTGCCCGTCTCCCAGACACCGATCTTTAATTAAAGGAGAGCACGCAGTTTTACAACGCTTGTACGTCAATATTTGACTAAACAGTTTGATGTGCGGAATATTAGGATAACTTTTCGTTTAAGTAAACGTAGGTCGTGTATAAATTGGCAGTTAAATCAAATTGTTAGGACAAGTAGAGAGATATTTTATGGGTTTGTCACGTTTATAGCAGCTATGAATCTGCGGCGGATGGCGATCAATGCATCTATATATCGGGTTTATGACGTCAATGGATTCGGAATACCTCGTTCAGTATGCCCTTTTTCGTCAGTTCAACTAGCTGCAACCGGAAATGAGAACGGAGACCTTTACTGTCGAACTTTATGTCTCCCGTTAGTCCTTTAATCTCCGCCTGAAAGAACATAGACGCGTTACACCATTTTACACTCACAGAACAATGAGACGctaattagaaggaataaatTGGAAGACTATGTACTGCTTCATTGAGTAAATATAGTCAAGTGGAATACGTAGTGCGATCGTAATGACTATATGTATCAAATATCTGGTAGTCTATTTAGATCGTCCGAAAGaaataaaccaaaatattttatgaaccacacataaaaattcacacGTAAAATATGCAGTATTATATTGGCTAAAATCAGCAATAAATCTGTAAAAAGAATAATTGAATAGATATTATTGATAGTTGAATGAGGAAATGTTTTTAACGTACCATTTTCAAATAGTTAAGTAAACTGCTGCCCTGTGACCAGGCGGTTCCAGCACTACACGACTGCGGGGTTACAGTAATATCCAATGCACCCGATAAAGCGTCCAAAGCTGTGGCAAACAGATGGACAGCGTCGTAGATTAGGGCAGTTTCCGTCTATAAAAGAAcacttttcatttatttggTGATACACGATGTTACGAGGTATTTGAGGGTATTTCAGAGGTTTAGGGGAAGCAGGGAGTTGGCTCCCAGAATAGAGTTAGCAGGATCAATACTTTCGAGACTTCAGTCGGCTGAACCTCATTTCCCGTCATCAGTTCGTCATTTgctaaattcaataaagtcgaaattttgaaattaccgACGAACACGCGATATCAATGGAAGCGTTTCAATTAGGTTTTACTGCTATCTACCAGTTATTACTTGATAGAAAGATGAATAGATAAAAACCTTCATTCCAACTGGGttgcaaatttcaaattcaaatacgaACGattctatatcaaattcattaatagTCAATCTAATGTATCATTTCAGATATGTTTTCCACTTCTAGATTAAAAACCGTGTTTCCATCAACATTAAAACAATAGTCAAGTGCAAAATATGGAAAGTCGAACAATCATGCGATGATTTTACTCCATTATAGAGCGAAAATTGAAAGTAAACGATACATTAGCTAATAAAGAACTGAGTGCTGcgaaaacaaaattcaattttctgctATTCAGTCCACGATATCGAGAAACAAAAGGACAAGCAAAAAGTCTGaatgaatatctttttttctaaaatagaaTTGAACAAGTATATGATAATAGAAATCAGAACAGAAATTGTAGATATCTATAGCTAATACTAATATAAACCGTAATCTGTGCTTTGAGAGATACAcctatctctctctctgtaaatatatatatatacagtctAATTCATTATTAAGACAACACCACCAACCGTTTCTGTGAAGCCCGttgatgaaatattctgtacagcgaaaaaaaacaaaggAAAACCAAAGCATAACTGGCACTGCATTAGGTTTATTACTACTCGCCTTCGGGTTGACTCCATATGTTAGAATATTATTGTTCATAcattattcaatttttatctCACGTTCCTTAGCTTTAGCCCGAAGGGAATTGAGATTTTCCAAACAAGAAAGAAATGTTACATTCTGTTTCCAAATCTTATGTCGGCgcttttgataattcatcgaacggatatatatctatctttgcaggtatgaaatatttatacatgtactgaaaGCAGTAGTGCAACTTAACGTGACTTGGGCTTACCGAGACCTGTGAAATATGTCACCCATTATAAACGCACGATATTGTGTTACTGAAGTGCAAGTCGCAATCCAAAAACGTATGGTTTACGAAATCTATTTGGAACGATTCCATTTTGTTAAAAGTTTGATCGATTATCAGTATCAGATATGATTTATCTAACAAGGTTTCTACCTTGATTGTTGGTTTGCCCTCCATCGGAGAAAATGATCCGCTCATTTCTTCCAGCATCCAGTCACTCGATACGTCAGACACCAACGAGTTTTGAGGGTCAATGATTCGGTAGGAAGTTATATTCGCACCAACGTCTTTGAAATCATTCAGATCCAATATTCCCATATCCTGTCATCAAAAATGAGAAAGAAGGCTTTAGAACGGGTCGTATTTTTGGCTGAGAAGACGAGagaaaatgacgtcatcataCAATCTACCAAAGTGGCGTAAGTGGGCCGCAAAACAGACAAATCATGACGGAGTCATTTGAAATTACGCCCaagttatcatcattatcatcaaaaGCACATTTGAAAGTGATTATGTTTTTTGTCATGGATAATGATGTCTTTCTAAGCACAATGCGGCGTCGGATGAATCAAAAGACTCGCACTCACGATAGGACTCTTAAAGCACTTATCTCTTTGGATGTATAATACTCACCAGCGTCGTGAATAAGTAGTGATAGTAAAATGTCAACATTTCCAGTTGCAGAGCctaaaaaagacataactcaTAAGGTTTCAAAGACTCATCAGTTCAATAAAATCGGCTAAATGGCAAATGGTGACGATATGACGAATTGATCTCACGATCTGCTTAGTTAAGTCACACATAAAGTGTCAATTTACAAGCAGACTTATAATACACGTTGATTTGAGGACATGTACACTGCTTACAAGACTACTTATAGCTACCGGCAGTTCAGATAGGAGTGTTATCCAACATCGACCACTACTAGCAATCAGTGTAATGGCCATATATGACAGTTTACCTTGCAGTCAAGAtgacatcaaatattggaTACGTTAGAAAAAACTAGCACTACATTATCGAATCATGAATAAACCTTTAAGGATAAGTGTCCAAAAATGGTAACTACCTCGCGCAGGACTTGTCTTATTTTGTCAACGCGACAATCAACGATTATTTTCGTTTCACCGCGGAGTTTCAGCTCTTTGAGTAATGGTTTATATTGTCCATTGACGGCCTCTAACTTCCGAACAGTAATTTGGTATTTGCTCGAACCATTttcctttttctttttattgttcGGATTTTTTGCTTCCAGTATCGAGTGTAACCGTATTAAACCTGGAATGATATGTGCATGGGCATGATATTCATTGATCATGctttatatacatttattacattatattcatcttaATAGAATTTCCAATTTGTTATTCTCTGCAAATACGTAGTCATAAAAGTTTCCGTGCGAATGACGGTCAAATAAATTTTCGCCTGAGATAGTTTGgttaaattaaattaattgCACACGGTATTCGCTGATTGCAGTTGCGACAGAGACGGTAATTAGTTTGTTGTCAAATTTCAGACGGCAAATGCAGCGCGGTGAAACAAAATCCACATGGAATGATCATTATACTCCGAAAAGCATTACCGCTTCGCACGTGAATTCTCGCAATTTCATACCTCAAAGAAAGGTAATCGGAAAGAAAATATTGACAAGACTAAGACTGTGCTTCTTCGTAGGCAACGACTTGACGCTTACCTTCGTTATCTTCGTACAAAATGGTGAACTTTTCCCACTTCAGTTCTTTCACGATATCTACGTACGCTTGGCTTAGCGATGTGTAATGAGGATACAAATTAACAGAATAAAAATCTTTAAAGTTGCGGTAACTCCAGCGTGTTTCGATGTGCGGCACTTCCAGAGCGTCGCAGATCGACTGAACATGAGCGGACGACAGGCTGGACATCGGCCCAAATACGGAAGCCATGCCACTTTGAAGTAGATGACAAGCTGCAAGAATAAATGAACACCATGAATGAACTTAGAAATACCAGAATAATGGAAACTAAtcaaatataacatatatTTAAATGCATTACTTTTCAACTCATTCTCATGCTTATCAGGAATCGTGCTAAGAAGGGCCAACAAATacgaaattgttttcattcaagtATAGTAGATAAAGAATCAATCATAGATAGATAGAGAAGTGAGAACTTTTCAATCATTGTTTATcatacgtatatacatatatatagatTCAATTTCTGTCTGTCGTCGGGCATTGATGCATATTCATCGGAGTAAATATTCATTCGTTCAGGGATCCTAGCGCCGACATTTACTTCATCTCCGGGGATTCTCAGGTCTTTTTACGACTAATGGGAAAAAAGATCGATGCGCATTTTCGTTTCTTACCTTTTCGAGATGTATGGAAGCTGTCATCTTTCGGCACCTGGGCTATTTCCGCTAGAAGCCTCGTATTCTTCAGGATATCTCGTCTATCATTGATCTTATCAGTGGCATATTCAAATGCTTTTTTCTGACCTACGTTGTGATGTTCGAATATTCCACCTACGCGTTAGTAAAGGATACgatacttttaatgtttttgataATACTTGTGAATGAAGCTTGCAATTAAATACGATATGATTTTAGTTTTCCATCTCATATCCCAGCACGATGATTAACGTAAAACGATATacataaaaaaacattatCAGGTACAGATAATGCATTATTCCATATCGAAAGAGAACATTTAAGGGTTTACTTGGGATTTCATCAAAACGTACgtatgtatgaaattttattggCTCATGATAGAAAAGGCGCATATATACAAGTCGTTTTTGATGAGTTCAGTgataaaaaaaaccttttattATCAATGACCATCAAGATACTCGTCAGAGCACACAAAAGGCTATTACCACCGTATGCATATAATACAAACGAGCATTAACCAGTTCACATTTCAGTTCATCTTGATACGTAGCCTACTTAAACTCCCGAAAACGAGAGCTGAATAATTGTAAAGAAGATTAGCCGAATACAAGATTAATTCGGTCGAATTAGTATGGAATTAATCATGACATTCAATGAAATCATTACTGTTCATTTTTATTGGCAATCATTTTTTGCTGAACGGCGTTCGTCAGCCGTAAATTGACGTCGAGCAATTCCGTCAAATTCATATGACAGCCAGGCAGCGGTGAATGATGTTTTGTCGCTAACGCCAATCAAATACGTCGTTATATTGATCGAATCAAAATCGTAATTCTCTGTATAACTATTGCGTTTTCATCTATCGTTCGATAAATGCGTATAAACATTAACGACTTATGTGGTGTGTGCCGATATAATTCACCACATTGCAAAGATCCAgagttgtaaaatataaaaacatttcaCAAGTTATTCTATTCAGCCTTCTTTGGTGCCGTTTATCGGAGTGACGTCACAGCGCGTCATAGTGGCCTTATCGAGCGAAGTAAAAAGTCGCAGTTGACTGCCATTAGAGGAACAACACACGTGCCTATCCAGCCACGATCTAATAATTGTTTCTTCTACGGCAAAGCTCCGAAATCAACGCCCGTCCGCAAACAAGTGAATCGGAgggataaaattccaattAACCTCGGTCGTTTGGCCGGTTGAGAGATCACGACTTACCGATTTTGATGACTCGCTGTAATGCCGCGGATACACTAACACTGAGTAGCACCATTAGTAAGCCAATACAAATATTTCGCCACATCTTAGCCATGGAAGACATCGCGATGTTGCCCGATTTTCAGCAGTCTCTCTTGCTTATGTGTTGAACCAATGCATCGTGTTATAGCTTATATCGGATGGGatctaaaaaagaaaaacgataAACGATAATCGAAAAACATTcctttaatgaatttttgataacaTGTGACTGGTACGCCGGCAAAATGCCTGAAGAAATTGATAGAGCATTTACCCCTAAAGAAAAGCGAGACGATAAATTACTGAAATGGCAGATTTGTATTTGGTACTAAACACTTCAGGGATAACGTTGAACGAAGAGTATATTCCACTTTCCCACGATCTCTAACATTAAATCCCGAAGTTTAAGCACATTTTTGCGAGTAGAGGAAATTTATAAATCCTATGAAATAATGTGCAATATTTCCTCAAAGTTTCGTATTTTATATGTTACAATTGATCGCACATTGTATACTATTTTACGcagaagttaatttgatatAAGTAATGGATTTTACATTACTTAGCCGATATCCACCATCGATGAAACATGCGCTGAAGTACATTTAAGTGAAAATTACCAGCTACGGGGGAATGTGATTTAAAACTCAATATGTATGTGTACATTATGTGTTTAGTAATAAACACTGGTATAGATGAATCATTGGTGGTTGTCCTTGGTAATATACATATTCGATATCGTTCGTTCTTCAGTCATAATATCACGTCTGTTGCCGGAGGCGTTTGTGTCACTTAATCCCAGCAGCGCATCTTCCGCATCGACGAGAACAAACGAAGAGCATATAATAAGCGCGGCTATCATTCCATCACTTCATTCTTTATGGACACttcgtatatatatagtaaatgTGAAACAAAGGTGTATGGTTGATAGCGCAGTATTCTCACCAAAAAACCGCATCACCGTCACAATATAGTACAGGCTGGTCCAGCGGAAATGACGTGTAGCCACCACCGAATGAATAGTTGATTGACAATACCCCCAAGTGAGGTTCCGGTTACAATATAATATTGCTTATTGCCAATAAAACACAGGCTTAATGCTAAACTGTAGTAACATGTTCGCACCGCAATATTGGAAGCAGAATCAACAACAAATCGTCTTCTTTTCAACCGTACGTTTATACCCGTATAATGAAAGTATATCAACGGTGAATTGAACGAGTCGGATATTACTCTTGACATAAAGCTATCGATAACCGGGACATCTTGTCCACGGTGTTCATTTTGagatttaattaaataatttaccaCCATGCTAGCAATTGATTATACAATATCTGCACTGTGGCAGATACAGAGAATGTTGGATGATGCCATCTGCGGCCAATGCACCTTTTTAGATTCGAGTAGGTTGGGAGCGCTAACTGAACAAACTTATACGTAGttaatctaatttaactaGTTTTGGCGAGTAAGAAAGCCTACATTTCTGTTCTACCGAACTAAACTGGGGCCAAATTGTAGAATATCGGGTACCGGGTATAGTGCAAGGGTGTATAGGAACATATTCCATACGTTCGTAGTGATTCGGTTCTTGACGTGATAAGACCCACCGACTGTAAACAGGTGACATGGTATACTGGGCGACTGATGGACGACTGGTCGACTGGATGACCATCAGCATCGCCATCTCTGCCATCACCTTCTCcagcatcaccatcatcaaCATCTCCACCATTACCTCTTTTAGCATCACTGCCACAGCATCAACACTTGGGCCCTAAACTGGTATACATGGCAAATTCATCTAAGACATATATTGGATGCACTGGTGGTGAGGAACAAACTCGGCAAAATAAAACCCCAGTGAAAGGCGTTACGTATATACGTATCTAGCTATATAGCACGGCGGAATCCCGGCAGAAAGAATGACGCAGATAATTAATGCTATAATTGCATCTGCATTAATGACTATTCGCTGTGTGTTTCGAGATGCGCCGAACGACCCAAAATACATCACGATCGCATGCATCATTCCGTAAAACGACTGAACATTCTGATGAAGACCGATGCCGTGCTTGAAACTGAAGGTTTACGATTTCGGATTATGATTCCGAACGCTGTACAATCAAAATCGTAAGACAAATagttgaaaaatttgaaattgatttgattctatTGCGGTACTCTCCCCCAGTCTCTTGCTGCCACTATGATTTTCACGAGGGGAATCCAAGTACGGCGAAGCGCGAACGCTGATTTACATGCGCCGCACATAGCGGTCATCAACAAGTGTAACGGTAATACAATAAGATGGATCAGTCCGATTTATCAGAGAGCTGTAAATAAGATTTACAACGGCTTTATAGCGTTCATTATAGGCATCTTCGTGCCGGGATCGGGAATTCATCTTGGCTCTGAAACCACACAATCGGCATCAAGATACAATTCTGCACGGAAGTTTTGAATCACGATTATTCCGTGAACATCATTTGAGTGAAATGAAACAGCCTTTAGGCGAATGAAGCGAATTGCTATTCTAACTGACAATTCTGATATATACAAGTGCATCTACGACGCAATACATAAAGCTTCGACGACATCGCGACAACGCGACCTTTCAACCTATGCATCAGAATATGAATTATCGTCCTCGTGAATGAATCCAATCAAATGAGTTATAAATTGAAACGGGTTCAGTCTGTAATCTCTTCTGGTTATGGAAGATTATGCCTGCCATCATTTCATTCGAATGTTGAGATCAATACGATCTTGCTGGAGACGAATGACAGCTGTGTCCCTTCtgtattctattattcttcTCCGTTGCTCAGCAATATTACGCCGAGACTAGCTGAGGCACATTGTCAGTCGAAAAAAAATCCCTTCTCTTGTTCGTTTTGTCTGACAGCACCACATCGCTTCGGTCGTTTCCGGTTCGACGATTAGCGTCGAAATCGGGGAAGAATTCACGAAATGATGTACCGTATCTCATGATAAAATCTCTGACCAGCCAAAATGCATCAATTCGCAAGTCAGGTGATTTGTGTGCGAAGTGCAAAAGATGATAACAAATAAATTGATATGGAAAAACAAATGGTTGTGGAGTACCGATAATCTCAGAAACAAGTTACCAACAATCTTTTAGCGTCGAATTAAAACGACCAGTGAAATTCTGCCATATGCATGATCTTGATAAAAACGGATATCGTTATATcgaaaatcaaagattttacCCGAAACAAGTGGCGATTTTATAATCTCACTTCTTCATAAACGATTGCACGTAAGAATTGCGCATCATGGAATGTTAGATTATCGCAAATTGAGGGTATACCCAGGGGCAAATCTGTACAGCATAACGAGAAACCATTGGACATACATGTCGCATAATTCTTGCCGAGTAACTGGAGTGCCTCGAGAGCATCGAACGCCTCAAGTGAATGAAACTTCTCCACTTTCATTTATACGTACAGCTTTAAGTTATACACAATTAAGAAATCGAATTCGCACGACTCATGAAGTGACGTCCCAAAGTACAAAATTCCCTTGAGTTATCAATATTCACCACACTTCATATGTGTTTACTGTCAAGAAGCCTTGGCTCATctcaaatattttagattcttTTGCGAAATCCTATATTTCCTACACAGATGTGTACAGGCAGCAGCATTTGTATGTATCGTGTATgagaaaaattatgaatatctCAGATTCTTTATTGGTCGCCCTTATGTTGCTATGACATTCTAACTATAGCATGTGCGAAGCTCGGtcgattttcattgaaaataaaacctaCTTGtagaacattttctttttttctcaaaacAACGACAACATATGGCTCCAATACAAAAGTCCCGCAACTTCACCCAGTACCTCATACAATACACATACTATATTGCGGGgcaaaaaatcgaaaatatcAATCATATGACAGAAAGGCGTGATGTGGAATGAACAGTCCAAAtgactttttcatttcatattcgtACGCTACAAAGCGACAACTGCCTTTTATTTCTCAAACAGCATATAccgtaaaatagaaataaatacgAAATATTCAGAATGAAGTCTGTCTAGTTTATTCCGGTTTTTATCACAATTACAGTACAAATCtagaaacaaacaaattaCGAGAGAGAAATGTTCATACTTTCAAATCTTAGCCCTAATGATGGGCAGGTCGGCAAGCATATCAATAGTGACAACTATAACGAGGAATGAATGCCACCTGATGTCGAattcgtaaaaatgaaattttcaacttTATACACCACGGTAGGTACGTTCGCGATATATGTTCATCTCTAAATCCAAGAAACATAACAATTAAGTTCAGACAAGTAAACACAGCGAGTAATGTGTTCCAAGATAACCGAGTAGCTGTTTTCGATTCTAGTCAGACCAGTTAAAGATAAAGTATATAACTTATTCACTTTCCACTACACAGGCATATGTTCTGTTGGAATGCATGCATATGCAGGTGGCATTACCTATGTCGAAGAaggtaaaaaacaaaatatacaacGAAAGTGACATAAACAAAGAAAATGACGAAAAACAAAAGGAATAAAAAATTCTCCATAGAAATCTTTCCGCGAGAAATAAACTGATATATCCTCGTActgtatataaaaaaaaagtaaaaaaggGAAAAGTAATTTACTGAAAATAGATTAGTCGGTAGTTTGGGAGTGCCTCAATATCAATTAGGTGTAAGGTTATCTTAAAAATAGTATGTTGTATATATATTGCTATATTTCTACATGAGAAAGATAAATACCATCAGTAATTCGCGATGAATTTATGTGTCACTctcatataaatattaatgGTAATATTGCTATTGATTACCACTCTGATCCGAAGACATTAAACATAGACGGCATGCAGGTAATGATATCTTCCCGGTGACACCTGACGTGTGGACAAAGACCGCGTTTATATAGATTTTCCCGTTGATGGCAAGCCATCATCTCCCAGTACCCAGTGGAGTCAGCTGCAGGGAGAGCGAACTGCCTTTAATCAGCAACATGATGGGGTTTGCATTGCGTATCGGCTCAGGGAGAGCAGGTGCATTATCAGTCATAGATACAAGCTTAGGTGAATCATTTAGCCAATTGAGGAAAGACACTCCTGTCCATTTGAATTCGTTTTTTCTAATTCGTCTATGTCTTATCCTAATCGATGGTTCTGTTGTGCAATCGTTACTTTTGAGTTCCATAGCTTGAATGCGGTTTACATCACCATGAAAAATAATCATGTTGAATCGAATGTCCCGACTTCGGTTTTCAGGATGAAATGCTAACGTTATGAATAGCTCGTGTAAGGACATACCGGCTTCATCATCAGTCTGCCGTATTGAATTTCTTTTGCAAACTATAAAGAAAATTTGTATCCATGGTG
It includes:
- the LOC141900681 gene encoding glutamate receptor ionotropic, kainate 2-like; protein product: MSSMAKMWRNICIGLLMVLLSVSVSAALQRVIKIGGIFEHHNVGQKKAFEYATDKINDRRDILKNTRLLAEIAQVPKDDSFHTSRKACHLLQSGMASVFGPMSSLSSAHVQSICDALEVPHIETRWSYRNFKDFYSVNLYPHYTSLSQAYVDIVKELKWEKFTILYEDNEGLIRLHSILEAKNPNNKKKKENGSSKYQITVRKLEAVNGQYKPLLKELKLRGETKIIVDCRVDKIRQVLREALQLEMLTFYYHYLFTTLDMGILDLNDFKDVGANITSYRIIDPQNSLVSDVSSDWMLEEMSGSFSPMEGKPTIKTETALIYDAVHLFATALDALSGALDITVTPQSCSAGTAWSQGSSLLNYLKMAEIKGLTGDIKFDSKGLRSHFRLQLVELTKKGILNEIGVWETGKGLNISKEYSTYRHELENSLKNKTLKITTILDDPFVMKSEPINGEPLKGNARFKGYCVDLLREIAADLGFNYTIELVADKKYGAKMDNGEWNGMVSDLIDKRADLAVASLTISYQREQVIDFTKPFMNLGISVIFMKPVKKNPSLFSFLSPLSIDVWIYMLAAYTIVSIILFVIARFTPYEWYNPHPCNPDSDVVENQFTILNSLWFTIGSLMQQGSEVAPRAISTRIVSGIWWFFTLIMISSYTANLAAFLTVERMISPIQSAEDLSKQTEIKYGTIWGGSTFSFFRSSKIPTYERMWNFMANEVPSVFVNTTKHGIERVKNGDYAYLLESTMNEYFTQRQCDLMQVGGLLDSKGYGIGTPMGSPYRDAISDSILKLQEAQKLHFLYNRWWKEKDGGGKCTNAEPKDANANELGVENVGGVFVVLVAGLFLSVIIAIMEFVWKARKNARAEKDSICTEMGKEFRFAIRCFSSSKKPAKKRPTQNDIMDNGMNLSVPLTGLVPSHTAVPGRELYA